CATCTCTGAGTCACTGTTCCATAGAGCGGATAGATGGTGCCGATCCTGACCAGTGATGCTGCAGTCAATCCCGTCTCCTCCTTTAACTCGCCGCGGGCAAGCTCTTCGGTATCCTCATCCGGCTTGTTATCCCAACTCCCCTGCGGAAATTCCCATTGGCGCGACCTGATCGGATATCGAAACTGTTGCACGAGGTGAACGAGGCCTCCGTCGTACGGCAGGATCATCACGAAGTCGGGCTTGTCGACATAACCGTAGAGGCCGGGGGTTCCGTCACGGCGCCGGATCTTATCCTCGCGCACGGTCATCCATCGATTGGCATAAACCTCGGTTGAATCGACAGTAACGATATCCGGTTGCGGGTCGTGCTTGGGGGGGTCGTCGATAGAAGATGGGTGCAAAAGCGTGCGCTCCCTGTTGATGGCAAGGCTGGTTTACGGGGGCAGATGGATGAACCCCAGCTCTGCGTGACCGCAAGAGCTTGCCGGGCGTCGGCCTGCGCCTCATACAGGCAAATTGTATCTTGCAGCGCGGACACATCTGCCTCCTAGCTGCCGATTTTTATCACTGTTTTCGACCGCTTTGGTCGAAAGGATACGAGCAGCGATTTGAGCTCAAGCTCGCGCACACGACGGGCAGCCTCCTCAGGGGGAACCCAGGCGAGAACCCGCTGGCCGCACTCCTTGAAATCGTCCGCCAGGCCTTCCACTTCGATCTGGAACAGCTCGACGATGCAGGGAGATACGGCCTCCGGCTGCAGTTCCTTCAGATAGGTATACCGTCCAATCGGTTTCTTGCGCACGCGCCCCTCGACACCAGCCTCCTCAAAGGCTTCGATTGCAGCCGTTTCAAAGGGTTTCTTTTTCTTGATCGGCCAACCCTTTGGGATGACCCAACGGTGGCTGTCACGCGAGGTAATCAGCAAAATCTCGATTTGATCCTCGTTCCCGACGTAGCGAAAGCAGACAGCTCCATATTGCTGCATGAAAGCGCCCTTGAACAAAGTTTCGGGAACGAGCGCCAGCTGGCGCAACAATCCTGCGGCCTTGTCTTTCTTCGGCTTCTCGTCGTTCGTCATCTATATCCTAAGCTGATTGCTGAGCCTCTCAGCTCTTTGGCGCGAAGGTCTGGTGGTTCGCGCGTTACCCGCCGCGGATCGAGCTCCGCCAGACCAACTCGGCATGGAGTTTCAGTGTACGAACCTTGTCCATATCGACCGCAGCGGCGGGCGCAGCCAGGAAGGCGACCGCCTCACGCGCTACTGCTTCAACCGGTTGCGCGAAGGTCGTCAACTCGTAGGAAGACCACGACGCCTGCTCGATATTGTCAAAGCCTGCGACGCAAAGCTGATCGGGAACGGACATCTTGAACTGATGGCGAGCGGCATCCATGACACCGCAGGCAAGCAGATCGTTGGCGCAAAAGATCGCATCCGGCCGCTCCTTGCGGGTCAGCAGTCTTTGGGCGACCACCTTACCCGCCTCATATCCCGTCGAGCCGTAACGCTCGACAGCGACCTCCATGCCAAGGGCTGAGGCAGCAGCGACGAAACCGCGCTCTCGTGCCATCAGGCTCGGCGTGCCGGCCTCGGAATTGGCGAATGCAAGCTGACGGCAACCCGCTCGCAGAAAGGCGGTAAGAATGCGCCCAGCGGCCTCTTTGTCATCGAGATTGATACGCAGCGGGCCTGGCTGGTCGTCGTCGCGGTTGATAAGAACCAGCCGCTGGCCATTCTTCAGGCAGAGCTGGGTGATGGATTTGTCAGGCAGTCCCGACAGGATGATCGACGCATCTGCCCGATAGTGAATTGCCTGCCTTAGTGCCCGATCCACGCTGCCGTCGGACCGATCCGTGTTGACCAGCATGGCAATCTTTCCGCAGTTCTGGAGCTGCTGTGTAACTGCCTGGATCAATGACGAGCGAAAAGGTGTTCCAAGCTCCGACACGATGAGGCAGACGATCCCGCTTTCGTTTGTCATGAGCCCGCGGGCCAGGTGATTGACGTGGTAGCCAAGCGCCTCGGCTGCATCCATTACGCGCCTGCGCGTTTCGGCCGATACACTGGCACCCGGAGTGAAGGCACGCGATACCGCCGAGCGGGAGACACCCGCTTTTTCCGCGACTTCCTGTGCGCTGACAAAATCCTTCGTGACCACCAGTAGCTCCCTTTGGGCCGACTCTGCACAAATTTGCAAATGTGTGCAAGTGCACAGCCGGACGCCCAGTATGACACTTTTATGACAAGGCCGATTGACAGGATCTCTCAGCTAATGCACGCTTTGCACACGCTTGCAAAAGCGGATGGCGTGGAGGCGCCAAAATAATCGAGGAGGATAGAATGCGTTCAGCCAATGTTATTGCCGCGGCACTTGTGGCAAGTGTCTCCCTTGTTGCCCATTCGGCGCACGCTGCCGGTGATCTCAATCTCATCTGCTCGGCAGATGTTGTCATCTGCGAGATGATGAAGGACAGTTTCGAGAAGCAGACGGATATCAAGGTGAACATGGTTCGCCTGTCATCGGGCGAGACCTACGCAAAAGTTCGCGCCGAGGCGCGCAACCCGAAAACTGATATCTGGTGGGCTGGGACCGGCGACCCGCATCTGCAGGCGGCCAGCGAAGGCCTGACGCAGGAATACAAATCACCGATGCTCGACCAACTTAACGACTGGGCAAAGAAACAGGCGGAGAGTGCCAATTTCCGCACGGTCGGCGTTTATGCCGGTGCACTCGGCTGGGGCTACAACACTGATCTGTTGGCCAAGAAGGGCCTGAAGGAGCCGAAGTGCTGGGCCGACCTCCTCGATCCATCCTACAAGGGCGAGATCCAGATCGCCAATCCGAACTCGTCGGGCACCGCCTATACGGCGCTTGCGACGCTCGTGCAGATCATGGGCGAAGACAAAGCTTTCGACTATCTCGGCAAGCTCAACGCCAATATCTCGCAATATACCAAGTCGGGGTCGGCGCCGGTGAAGGCCGCTGCCCGCGGAGAAGCAACGATCGGCATCGTCTTCATGCATGACGCTGTGGCGCAGACGGTGGAAGGCTTCCCGGTCAAGTCAGTCGCCCCCTGCGAGGGAACCGGATACGAGATCGGCTCCATGTCGATCATCAAGGGCGCCAAGAACCTCGACAATGCCAAGAAGTGGTACGACTGGGCCCTGACAGCCGAAGTGCAGTCGCACATGAAGGATGCCAAGTCCTTCCAGCTGCCGTCCAACAAGTCGGCCGAGGTTCCGAAGGAATCACCGAAATTCGAGGATATCAAGCTGATCGACTACGACTTCAAGACCTATGGTGATCCCGACAGGCGCAAGGCACTGCTGTCACGCTGGGACAAGGAAATCGGCGCGAAAGCCAACTGACCTCGATCCGACCCCAATGGCCGGCCGCGCAAAGTGCCGGCCAGATGCATATTGCTGCTTAAGCCGGAACGACCCGATGACCTACAATCGCCGAATGGATATCGCCCTCGCCTCTGCCATTGGCGCCACCGTCCTGCTGCCGTGGTACCGGATCGAGGGCGGCTTCTTCGGCCTTGCCTGGCTGTCTGACTTTCCGAGCAATCCCGCCACGGCGCCCGCTATCCTGCAGATCGTCTCGCATGGCCGATGGTGGCTCGCGATCGCCGGCTTTTTCGTGCTGCTTGGCGGCCTCGCGCGCTTCGTTTCGAACCCGGTGCAGCGGGGAGGATTGCTTTCCTGGGCAGGTGGGCTCGGTCTTGTCTTTCTCGCGCTGCAAGGGCTAGCAATCGGCTTTTCCGGCTGGAGCTGGACGATCAGCGAAACGCTGTTCGGCACGCTTGCCGACGGCCAGCCCTCGATGGGTGCTGGCGCCGTCATCACCGGCATCGTCTTCGTCTTGATGTTTTCCTTCGGGCTCGCCGAACGTGGCGTCATGAAGGGCGATGCCTTCGTCGTCTCCGCCATCGCTATGCTCGTCTTTCTCGTCACCGTTTTCGTCTTTTACCCCATAGGCAGCATGTTCGTCGGTGCGTTTCAGGATTTCGACGGGTCCTTCAATCCTGATGGGTTCATCACCAACATTCAGGATTCCTCGGTCTGGAGCCTCGGCTGTGTGGTGGGCGGCGAACGGTGCGGCGTTGCATGGCGCACGCTCTGGCTGGCGATCATGACGGCCGCGGGTTCAACGACGCTCGGTCTGTGCTTTGCGCTTGTCGCCACCCGTACCCGCTTTCCCTTCAAGAAGGGCCTGCGACTCCTGACGATCCTGCCGATCATCACGCCTCCCTTCGTCGTCGGCCTGGCATTGACGCTGCTCTTTGGCCGCTCCGGCGTTGCGACGCAATTGGTCTCCACACTGCTCGGTGTCGAACCCGGCCGCTGGCTCTATGGCCTGACCGGCATCTGGATTGCGCAAGTGCTCTCGTTCACTCCTATCTCCTTTCTGGTGCTGATCGGAGTGGTGGAAGGCGTCAGTCCCTCGATGGAAGAGGCGTCGCAGACGCTGCGCGCCGATCGCTGGCGCACCTTCTGGCGCGTGTCGCTGCCACTGATGAAGCCCGGCCTTGCCAATGCCTTCCTGATCGGCTTCATCGAGAGCATGGCCGATTTCGGCAATCCGCTTGTCCTCGGCGGGAGCCACGGCGTGCTGTCGACGGAGATCTTCTTTGCCGTGGTCGGCTCTCAGAATGATCCGTCGCGCGCCGCCGTGCTCGCGATGATCCTGCTCTGCTTCACCCTCTCGGCCTTCCTGGCGCAGCGCTTCTGGCTGGCAGGCAAGAATTTCGCGACGGTAACGGGCAAAGGCGATTCCGGACAACATATCGCGTTGCCACGAGGCGTGTCGATCGCTGTGCATGCCGTCGTCATTCCCTGGATGATCTTCACCATCATCGTCTATGCGATGATCCTGTTCGGTGGCTTCGTGCGCACCTGGGGTCTCGACAACACGCTGACAACAGAACACTACATTCGCGCCTTCTCGATCGGGTTCCGCGATGACGGCGGCCTGGCGTGGACAGGCGTGGCCTGGAATTCGTTCTGGACGACGATGGAGATCGCGCTGATCTCAGCCCCGCTGACGGCTGCTGTCGGCCTGCTGACGGCCTATCTGATCGTCCGGCAGAAATTCGCAGGTCGCAATCTCTTCGAATTCGCGCTGATGATGAGTTTTGCAATCCCGGGAACCGTCATCGGGATTAGCTACATCATGGCCTTCAACCTGCCGCCGTTGGAAATGACCGGCACCGCCGTCATCCTCATCGCCTGCTTCGTCTTCAGAAACATGCCGGTCGGCGTGCGCGGTGGCGTCGCGGCGATGAGCCAACTCGACAAGAGTCTCGACGAGGCGTCGCTGACACTGCGCGCTGATAGTTTCCGCACGATCCGCAAAGTTATCCTGCCGCTACTGCGGCCTGCGATTACGGCCGCACTCGTCTATTCGTTCGTGCGCGCCATTACCTCGATCAGCGCCGTCGTCTTCCTCGTCAGTGCCCAGTACAACATGGCCACATCCTATATCGTCGGTCTCGTCGAGAACGGAGAATACGGGGTAGCGATTGCCTATTCCTCGACGCTCATCATTGTCATGGTCGCTGTTATCGCGGGCTTCCAGTTTCTCGTAGGAGAGCGGCGGCTGCGGCGGGAAAACCGAATCGCCGTGGCAGCGCCGGCCGCTACCGCATCTGCCCCCCTCGGTCAGGAGAAAACCGCATGATCAACGCCAAGGCCGGCTCGGTCGTCTTCCAGAACGTTCGCAAGACCTTCGGTTCCTTCACCGCCATTCCCGACCTGTCGCTGACGATCGAGCCCGGCACGCTGGTTACGCTTCTCGGCCCATCGGGGTGTGGCAAGACGACGACGCTGCGCATGCTTGCCGGCCTCGAACACCCGAGCGCCGGACGCATTCTGATCGGCGGCAAGGACGTGACGATGCTGCCGGCGAACGAACGTGACGTCTCGATGGTGTTTCAGTCCTACGCGCTCTTTCCGCATATGAGCGCTCTCGACAACGTCGCCTACGGCCTCGAATCCTCCGGGCTGAAACGCAGGGAGGCGCGTGAGCGCGCTGAGGAAGGCCTGACGCTCGTCGGTCTCGGTGGCATGGGGCAGCGTCTGCCGGCAGAGCTGTCCGGCGGCCAGCAGCAGCGCGTAGCGGTCGCCCGCGCGCTCGTGCTCGAGCCGCAGGTATTGCTGCTCGACGAGCCGCTTTCGAACCTAGATGCGCGGCTCCGGCGTCGTGTCCGTACCGAGATCCGCGAGCTGCAGCAACGGCTCGGATTTACCGCCGTCTACGTCACCCACGACCAGGACGAAGCGCTGGCCGTTTCAGATGAGATCATCGTCATGAAGGATGGCGAGATCGCCCAAAAAGGCGCACCGCGTGCGCTCTATGACGAACCGGCCTCCGCTTTCATCGCCGACTTTATGGGCGAAGCCAATGTCGTGTCCTGCGACATCGTCGATGTCGACGGCGATCGCGCAATCATCACCATCGAGGGCCTCATCCATCAGCTCTCCGGCCGCAACCTTCGCCCCGGTCCGGCACAGCTTGCTATCCGGCCCAACGCGATTACGCTCGCGCCGAAGAACGGCGGCGCCTTCAGCGGCGCGATCACCCACGCCGCTTATCTCGGCGATCATGTGGAATACGAGGTGAAAACGAAAACTGGAACGCTCTTTGTCGTCGATCCCGCAGTGGGGAAGACGTTCGAGCCCGAAATGGAGGTCGAGATCGGCCTTAAGGATCGTGGCGTTGCCATCATCAGCGGCTGAGTACGCCTTATAGCGTAGGTGAATAATAAGGGGCGCACCCATGGATCGAGGTTTTCAGCACCGGCGAGCCCGCCAATTTTGCTTGTCTCAGGGGCCGCTGGCTATTGATCATCGGCGCAATGGCCCAAGTTAGGTGGGCCAGCCGCAAATGCCTGCAGAAGCCGAGTGCTTGTGGCGATCGCACTGGCGAACAAGATCGGCCGTAAAACCATCGCTATGCTGATGCAGCGGGCAGACCATGGAGACCCGGCTGCCTTATGGCGGTACGACAAGAAACCGCCGCGGATAACCAGGACTGCCAGGAGGTGTGAGAAGCCGACGACCATGAGCGAACCGATCCGGACAGGGAAAAGCAGCCCTGCTTTTGGATTATAGAGCTCGGGAACAAGATTTGAACCGCTGCGCAGATCACCATACCGGCCAGCAGCTCCTAAAAGTGCTATATGTGAAGAGGCGATCCCGCCCTCCAACTGTTTGTCATACCTTTTCACCTCCTGAAGGAGGACGAAGTCTTCTTCCCCTGGTCGGTCCCGACAACCTTCGCTTGAACAAACCACATCTCCCGCTAGCATGTGCTCGCGACTCAATGCGCGTGTTCGATGAAACACCTGGAGCACACATGACAGCTTTGATTGAGGCACGAGCCGTCAGCAAGCGGTTCCGACAGCACAAACGATTTCCGGGCCTGATGGGCGCACTGAAGACCTTGGTGACTAAGGAGTATACGGAGGTTCTGGCCGTTTCCGACATCAGCTTCAACGTCGCGGCGGGCGAGGCCATTGGCTATCTCGGTCCGAACGGGGCCGGGAAATCGACGATGATCAAGATGATGACCGGCATCCTGGTGCCGAGCGAGGGCGCGCTCTCGGTGCTCGGCAGGACGCCACATCTCAAGCGAATGGACAACGCCCGCGAGATCGGCGTCGTTTTTGGTCAGCGCAGCCAGCTATGGTGGG
This genomic window from Sinorhizobium sp. B11 contains:
- a CDS encoding NUDIX hydrolase, yielding MTNDEKPKKDKAAGLLRQLALVPETLFKGAFMQQYGAVCFRYVGNEDQIEILLITSRDSHRWVIPKGWPIKKKKPFETAAIEAFEEAGVEGRVRKKPIGRYTYLKELQPEAVSPCIVELFQIEVEGLADDFKECGQRVLAWVPPEEAARRVRELELKSLLVSFRPKRSKTVIKIGS
- a CDS encoding substrate-binding domain-containing protein — protein: MVTKDFVSAQEVAEKAGVSRSAVSRAFTPGASVSAETRRRVMDAAEALGYHVNHLARGLMTNESGIVCLIVSELGTPFRSSLIQAVTQQLQNCGKIAMLVNTDRSDGSVDRALRQAIHYRADASIILSGLPDKSITQLCLKNGQRLVLINRDDDQPGPLRINLDDKEAAGRILTAFLRAGCRQLAFANSEAGTPSLMARERGFVAAASALGMEVAVERYGSTGYEAGKVVAQRLLTRKERPDAIFCANDLLACGVMDAARHQFKMSVPDQLCVAGFDNIEQASWSSYELTTFAQPVEAVAREAVAFLAAPAAAVDMDKVRTLKLHAELVWRSSIRGG
- a CDS encoding ABC transporter substrate-binding protein, encoding MRSANVIAAALVASVSLVAHSAHAAGDLNLICSADVVICEMMKDSFEKQTDIKVNMVRLSSGETYAKVRAEARNPKTDIWWAGTGDPHLQAASEGLTQEYKSPMLDQLNDWAKKQAESANFRTVGVYAGALGWGYNTDLLAKKGLKEPKCWADLLDPSYKGEIQIANPNSSGTAYTALATLVQIMGEDKAFDYLGKLNANISQYTKSGSAPVKAAARGEATIGIVFMHDAVAQTVEGFPVKSVAPCEGTGYEIGSMSIIKGAKNLDNAKKWYDWALTAEVQSHMKDAKSFQLPSNKSAEVPKESPKFEDIKLIDYDFKTYGDPDRRKALLSRWDKEIGAKAN
- a CDS encoding iron ABC transporter permease, which codes for MTYNRRMDIALASAIGATVLLPWYRIEGGFFGLAWLSDFPSNPATAPAILQIVSHGRWWLAIAGFFVLLGGLARFVSNPVQRGGLLSWAGGLGLVFLALQGLAIGFSGWSWTISETLFGTLADGQPSMGAGAVITGIVFVLMFSFGLAERGVMKGDAFVVSAIAMLVFLVTVFVFYPIGSMFVGAFQDFDGSFNPDGFITNIQDSSVWSLGCVVGGERCGVAWRTLWLAIMTAAGSTTLGLCFALVATRTRFPFKKGLRLLTILPIITPPFVVGLALTLLFGRSGVATQLVSTLLGVEPGRWLYGLTGIWIAQVLSFTPISFLVLIGVVEGVSPSMEEASQTLRADRWRTFWRVSLPLMKPGLANAFLIGFIESMADFGNPLVLGGSHGVLSTEIFFAVVGSQNDPSRAAVLAMILLCFTLSAFLAQRFWLAGKNFATVTGKGDSGQHIALPRGVSIAVHAVVIPWMIFTIIVYAMILFGGFVRTWGLDNTLTTEHYIRAFSIGFRDDGGLAWTGVAWNSFWTTMEIALISAPLTAAVGLLTAYLIVRQKFAGRNLFEFALMMSFAIPGTVIGISYIMAFNLPPLEMTGTAVILIACFVFRNMPVGVRGGVAAMSQLDKSLDEASLTLRADSFRTIRKVILPLLRPAITAALVYSFVRAITSISAVVFLVSAQYNMATSYIVGLVENGEYGVAIAYSSTLIIVMVAVIAGFQFLVGERRLRRENRIAVAAPAATASAPLGQEKTA
- a CDS encoding ABC transporter ATP-binding protein; protein product: MINAKAGSVVFQNVRKTFGSFTAIPDLSLTIEPGTLVTLLGPSGCGKTTTLRMLAGLEHPSAGRILIGGKDVTMLPANERDVSMVFQSYALFPHMSALDNVAYGLESSGLKRREARERAEEGLTLVGLGGMGQRLPAELSGGQQQRVAVARALVLEPQVLLLDEPLSNLDARLRRRVRTEIRELQQRLGFTAVYVTHDQDEALAVSDEIIVMKDGEIAQKGAPRALYDEPASAFIADFMGEANVVSCDIVDVDGDRAIITIEGLIHQLSGRNLRPGPAQLAIRPNAITLAPKNGGAFSGAITHAAYLGDHVEYEVKTKTGTLFVVDPAVGKTFEPEMEVEIGLKDRGVAIISG